The window AAAGGTAAGGTCATCATCAATATCTACGTAGGCACCATCACTTTCCTCCAGTAAAATTGTCACGGAATTGTCTTTGGCATCCACTGCATGTAGTTGCAGTACATTTTGATGCCTGTTCAACGTTTGGACGCTCAAATGATTGGGATTGTGCATCCATTTGATTCTAGGAATGTAGTAAGGGTCATTCAAATCTACATTAGAAATAGATGCAGATGCTACATCGTACATGTGCAAGGTGATGATGGAATTCTTCTCTCCGGCCTTGGGATACTTAAACTCATATTGATACGGATACAAATCGGTTCCGTAAAAATCCATCGAAAAATGAGGAACCTCGGTTTCATCAAACCGAAGGAAAGCGATTTTGGTTCCGTTGCTGTTCCATTCAAAGGCACGCACAAAACCAAATTCCTCCTCGTACACCCAATCCGTTACCCCATTAATTATGGTTCCTTTATTGCCATCCGTGGTCACCTGCTTGGTGGTGCGGTTGTCCAAATCCATCACATAGAGATTATTGTCCAACACATAGGCCACTTTGCTCCCGTCCGGAGAAAGTGTGGGCTCTTGGATTTTGGTCTCGGAGATTTTTATCAAATCCTTGGAAGCAATATCATAAACATAATAGATACCTAAACGGGAACGTCTAAAAATGGGCTCTACCTCCGTTGCCAACAGTACTTTGGATTCATCATCACTAAAAGTGTAAGAAGAAAAATAGGGTACCGCTTCGGATGAAGCTACAATGGTCTCTACTTTTTCCAAGGTTTCGTAGTCGTATTTGTCCAAACTACTGGATCTTGGGGAACGTTCCGTATTCAATATGGTATACTGGGTACCGTTGTTCATGGAGCGGAGGACATCCATATATTCCGTTCTAAATTCTCCTCCCCAAATCTCTTCGAGGGTTATTTTTTTCTTTTGTGCGGTGGAAAAGGTCAAACATCCTAAAAGAAAAAGGAATAGAAAAGACGGTTTGTTCATGAAGTGATAAATTGATTAAACATGTGTTTTACAACCAAAAACGTTTTAGTCAACTGGTATGCAGTCAAAAGGTCAAACAAAAATGTCTCGATGGTGTTCTAGCTCACATTCTTGATTTAACAACTTCCAAGTTTACTAATATTTATCCGAAAAATAAATTTTGATGTTGCGTTTGCAACAAATTTTAACCTTTGGATTTAAAAACAATGCCTTCTACTGTAAATGGTCAATATCCGTATATTTGAAAGCGTTAAGCCAACTTTATGAACACTCCAGTTGAAGGATTTTCCAAATTGTCCAAAACCCAAAAAATTGATTGGATAGCGACAAATTGCACCAAAGACCCCAAACAGACCAAATCGCTGTTGCAGCAGTATTGGAACTCGGACCCAAGAGTGCAGCAATTGCATGATGAGTTTATTGAAAACACCATTTCCAATTACTATCTGCCCTTTGCGGTTGCACCCAATTTCTTGATTAATGATAGGCTCTACGCCATTCCTATGGCCATTGAGGAAAGTTCCGTAGTAGCTGCGGCGAGCAAGGCAGCAAAATTCTGGTTGGAGCGGGGCGGATTCAAAACAGAGGTCTTGGGAACGGAGAAAGTGGGACAGGTACATTTTATGTATCGGGGTGATCAAAACAAGCTCACCGATTTTTTCAACAGTGTAAGGCCTAAGCTGATTACCAGTGTGGCTTCCATCACGCAAAGCATGGAAAAGCGGGGCGGTGGCATCAACGATATTGTGCTTCGAAATCTCACAGATAAGATTGAAGGGTACCATCAGCTCCATTGTACTTTTGAGACCTTGGATGCCATGGGCGCCAACTTTATCAACTCCTGTCTGGAACAATTTGCCAAAACCCTGAAAGAAGAGGTCCAAAATCATAAAGACTTTACCGAAGAGGAAAAAAATATAGAGGTCGTGATGAGCATCCTCTCCAACTACGTGCCGGATTGCCTGGTTCGGGCAGAGGTCAGTTGTCCCGTTTCCGAGTTGGGGAGTGACGATATGCCAGCGGATGAATTTGCACAAAAATTTGTGCAGGCCGTCAACATTGCCAAGGCAGAGCCCTACAGAGCCGTTACCCACAACAAGGGCATTATGAACGGGATTGATGCCGTGGTGCTCGCTACTGGCAACGATTTTAGGGCTGTTGAAGCAGGAGTCCATGCCTTCGCTGCCAAAGAAGGTCAATATTCCAGTTTGACAAACGCCACCATCGAGGATGATATTTTCAGATTTTGGATAGAGGTTCCCTTGGCTTTGGGTACCGTGGGCGGACTTACCTCTTTGCACCCGTTGGTGAAGTTGGCCTTGGAAATTTTACAGAATCCAACTGCCAAGG is drawn from Flagellimonas sp. MMG031 and contains these coding sequences:
- a CDS encoding hydroxymethylglutaryl-CoA reductase, degradative, whose amino-acid sequence is MNTPVEGFSKLSKTQKIDWIATNCTKDPKQTKSLLQQYWNSDPRVQQLHDEFIENTISNYYLPFAVAPNFLINDRLYAIPMAIEESSVVAAASKAAKFWLERGGFKTEVLGTEKVGQVHFMYRGDQNKLTDFFNSVRPKLITSVASITQSMEKRGGGINDIVLRNLTDKIEGYHQLHCTFETLDAMGANFINSCLEQFAKTLKEEVQNHKDFTEEEKNIEVVMSILSNYVPDCLVRAEVSCPVSELGSDDMPADEFAQKFVQAVNIAKAEPYRAVTHNKGIMNGIDAVVLATGNDFRAVEAGVHAFAAKEGQYSSLTNATIEDDIFRFWIEVPLALGTVGGLTSLHPLVKLALEILQNPTAKELMQIMAVAGLAQNFAAVRSLVTTGIQKGHMKMHLLNMLNQLGATESEKQELVTYFKDKTVTNASVKEALEQLKSK